The window CATGCAGACGCAGGCCGACATCCTCGATGTCGTGGTCTCCAAGCCGGCCGTCGCCGAGACGACGGCCCTCGGAGCCGCCTACGCCGCCGGCCTCGCCACCGGATTCTGGAAGACGACCGACGAGCTGCGGGCCAACTGGGCCGAAGAGAAGCGGTGGACTCCACAGTGGAACGAAGAGCAGCGCGCCGCCGGATATTCGGGCTGGAAGAAAGCCGTGCAGCGGACGCTCGATTGGGTGGATGTGCCGTGAGCCTAATGTGGGGGACATGGTGGAGGATCCAATACGCGTCGCCGTCATAGGGTCCGGCCCGGCCGGGCTCTACGCGGCGGACGCGCTCGTCGCCCAGGACGACCTCCCGGTCGAGGTCGACATCCTCGATCGGCTGCCGACGCCCTACGGGCTGCTGCGCTATGGCGTCGCGCCCGACCATCTCAAGATCAAGTCGATCATCACGGTGCTCAGCCGCGTGTTCGAGGGCGGCAAGGTGCGCTTCATCGGCGGCGTGGATCTCGGTGTCGACCTGTCCCGCGACGACCTGCGGCGCCATTACGACGCGGTGATCTACGCGACCGGCGCTGCGGTCGACCGGCCCCTGCAGATCCCGGGTGAGGACCTGCCCGGAAGCCACTCGGCCACCGACTTCGTCAACTGGTACAGCGGGCACCCCGACGCCGAGCAACCGTTCGAGCTCGACGCCGAGGCGGTCGCCGTGATCGGGGTCGGAAACGTCGCCGTCGACGTCACCCGGATCCTCGCCAAGACGGTCAAGGAGCTGGAGCACACCGATCTGCCGCCGCACGTGCTCGACGTACTCGCCGGCAGCTCGATCCGCACGCTCCACATGATCGGCCGACGCGGGCCGGAGCACGCGAAGTTCACGACCAAGGAACTCCGGGAGCTCGGCGAGCTGTCCGGCGCCGACGTGGAGATCGACCCCGCCGAGGTCGCCCAGGGCGACGACGAACCTGTCCTCGACAAGGTGGCCAAGGGCAACATGGCCGTGCTCAAGAACTGGGCGGGCCAGGAACCGATCGGCAAGCCGCGGCGGATCGAGCTCCGGTTCTGGCTGCGTCCGGTCGAGATCATCGGCACCG of the Mycobacteriales bacterium genome contains:
- a CDS encoding FAD-dependent oxidoreductase, producing the protein MVEDPIRVAVIGSGPAGLYAADALVAQDDLPVEVDILDRLPTPYGLLRYGVAPDHLKIKSIITVLSRVFEGGKVRFIGGVDLGVDLSRDDLRRHYDAVIYATGAAVDRPLQIPGEDLPGSHSATDFVNWYSGHPDAEQPFELDAEAVAVIGVGNVAVDVTRILAKTVKELEHTDLPPHVLDVLAGSSIRTLHMIGRRGPEHAKFTTKELRELGELSGADVEIDPAEVAQGDDEPVLDKVAKGNMAVLKNWAGQEPIGKPRRIELRFWLRPVEIIGTDRVEALRLEHTELDADGRVSGTGRFETIPVQLVLRAVGYRSIPLPGIPFDESRGVVANEDGRIVGDEGDATGEYVAGWLKRGPVGVIGTNKGDAAETVRAVIADQQRSDAHRAESREPIEVLLEERGVQAVTYDGWLAIDAEEILRGSADGRKRVKVTDWATLRTLGGGA